A genomic window from Synechococcus sp. CBW1107 includes:
- a CDS encoding GlsB/YeaQ/YmgE family stress response membrane protein, which produces MNVLWFLLVGVIAGWLAGVLVKGGGFGLVGDLVVGIIGALLGGLLFSGLGGAVGGGLLGSIVVATLGAVILLVVLRVLKRA; this is translated from the coding sequence ATGAACGTTCTCTGGTTTCTCCTCGTCGGTGTGATTGCCGGCTGGCTTGCCGGGGTTCTCGTCAAAGGGGGAGGCTTCGGGCTCGTCGGCGATCTGGTGGTGGGCATCATCGGCGCCCTGCTCGGTGGGCTTCTCTTCAGCGGTCTCGGTGGAGCCGTGGGGGGCGGTCTGCTGGGCAGCATCGTGGTGGCCACCCTCGGTGCGGTGATCCTGCTGGTGGTGCTCAGGGTGCTCAAACGGGCCTGA
- a CDS encoding YqjD family protein, translating into MEPETPIVSRDRFRERFDALLPTIQREWPQVARETLEATRGSLDEVVSVIAQQTGRTASGVQEQLLDLVHVAGDRTRDLVDRIGPLEEQLEHLLDELNSSLRPRIEKPVRERPLLAVGVAAAVGLIAGLLLAPGRRSS; encoded by the coding sequence ATGGAACCCGAAACCCCCATCGTCAGTCGCGATCGCTTCCGCGAGCGTTTCGATGCCCTGCTGCCCACCATCCAGCGTGAGTGGCCGCAGGTGGCCCGCGAAACCCTGGAGGCCACCCGCGGCAGCCTCGATGAGGTGGTCTCGGTGATCGCCCAGCAGACCGGCCGCACCGCCAGCGGCGTGCAGGAGCAACTGCTCGACCTGGTCCATGTGGCGGGCGATCGCACCCGCGACCTGGTGGATCGCATCGGTCCTCTGGAGGAACAGCTGGAGCATCTTCTCGATGAACTCAACAGCAGCCTGCGGCCCCGGATCGAGAAGCCCGTGCGTGAACGCCCCTTGCTGGCGGTGGGTGTGGCCGCGGCGGTGGGCCTGATCGCCGGGCTGCTGCTGGCTCCGGGCCGGCGTTCCTCATGA
- a CDS encoding phage holin family protein yields MSPADDDRQGRRSGGAGMGRVAAGRVTALVTSVMDLHVRIALQEVDHEKRRLISGGVLLAAGGTLMLLASVAGHVALVLWLHQSFGWGWLQAVLLLLVVDLVLAGVLLRIGGQLIQGPYLPQTTAGLSKTTRALLGR; encoded by the coding sequence ATGAGTCCGGCCGACGATGATCGCCAGGGGCGGCGCTCAGGCGGCGCCGGGATGGGCCGGGTGGCGGCGGGTCGTGTCACGGCGCTGGTGACGTCGGTGATGGACCTGCACGTGCGCATCGCGCTGCAGGAGGTGGATCACGAAAAGCGGCGGCTGATCAGCGGTGGCGTGCTGCTGGCGGCCGGCGGCACGCTGATGCTGCTGGCCTCGGTGGCTGGCCACGTGGCCCTGGTGCTGTGGCTGCACCAGAGCTTCGGCTGGGGCTGGCTCCAGGCTGTGCTGCTGCTGCTGGTGGTGGATCTGGTGTTGGCTGGTGTGCTGCTGCGCATCGGCGGTCAGCTGATCCAGGGCCCCTACCTTCCCCAGACCACCGCAGGACTGAGCAAAACCACCCGCGCCCTGCTGGGCCGATGA
- a CDS encoding PRC-barrel domain-containing protein: MTSSYPPSADPSGAAPSDRLWLRSELMGTQVITRDTGRRLGVVGEVVVDIDRREVVALGLRDNPFTRFLPGLPRWMPLDRIRQVGDVVLVDSADSLAEGFNPDRYSKVINCQVISESGEQLGRVLGFSFDIETGELTTLVLGALGVPLLGEGVLSTWELSVEEIVSSGPDRIIVYEGAEEKLKQLGSGLLEKLGIGGPSWEQEERDRFRQTMVPVENQLASGQPSVQEQRRIQPASSRAVQVEEQEELEYVELERRRQEPLRQRRYLDEDEYDDEPRRRSPLPQQPRQAPLRSSGDQQRQPLDVEPEPYRGRQEPEPEVLEPPARPRTNEERFSDPW, from the coding sequence TTGACCTCCTCCTACCCTCCCTCCGCCGACCCTTCCGGCGCCGCCCCCAGCGACAGGCTCTGGCTGCGCTCCGAGCTGATGGGAACCCAGGTGATCACCCGCGACACCGGCCGCCGGCTGGGCGTGGTGGGCGAAGTGGTGGTCGACATCGACCGCCGGGAGGTGGTGGCGCTCGGTCTGCGCGACAACCCCTTCACCCGCTTTCTGCCTGGTCTGCCACGCTGGATGCCGCTCGATCGCATCCGCCAGGTGGGCGATGTGGTGCTGGTGGATTCCGCCGATTCCCTGGCGGAAGGGTTCAACCCCGATCGCTACAGCAAGGTGATCAACTGCCAGGTGATCAGCGAGTCGGGCGAACAGCTGGGACGGGTGCTGGGCTTCAGCTTCGACATCGAAACCGGAGAGCTCACCACCCTGGTGCTGGGAGCCCTCGGTGTTCCACTGCTTGGCGAAGGGGTGCTCAGCACCTGGGAACTGAGCGTCGAGGAGATCGTGAGCAGCGGGCCCGATCGGATCATCGTGTACGAGGGCGCTGAGGAGAAACTCAAGCAGCTGGGCAGCGGCCTGCTCGAGAAACTGGGCATCGGCGGCCCCAGCTGGGAGCAGGAGGAGCGGGACCGCTTCCGCCAGACCATGGTGCCGGTGGAGAACCAGCTGGCCTCCGGACAGCCCAGCGTCCAGGAGCAGCGCCGGATTCAGCCCGCCTCCAGCCGTGCCGTGCAGGTGGAGGAGCAGGAGGAACTGGAGTACGTGGAGCTGGAGCGCCGCCGTCAGGAACCCCTGCGTCAGCGGCGGTACCTCGACGAAGATGAGTACGACGACGAACCAAGACGCCGGAGCCCCCTGCCCCAGCAGCCCCGTCAGGCTCCGCTTCGCTCCAGCGGAGACCAGCAGCGTCAGCCGCTTGATGTGGAACCCGAGCCCTACCGGGGGAGGCAGGAGCCGGAACCGGAGGTGCTGGAGCCCCCGGCCCGCCCCCGCACGAATGAGGAGCGCTTCTCGGATCCCTGGTGA
- a CDS encoding exosortase/archaeosortase family protein, whose amino-acid sequence MLRSFRSRRLWILLAALLACHHLWVFHSTQDELQLLVMLMLIWGGALLCIEDLLPSLDPRPTRGGLILGAVLVVWSVLRAELILARDFVIYLLPLIEGLGLALLCAPPRRLRPFAASLLILSLFMPAVLVRKFYDHYPEAPLSHLTALATGVGLQTVGIPADVQGRLVSLPYGAVEVSGPCSGRDLMVMVILVAVIFLLAFPLDRWRNRMFVLLAAVPLAMLSNVIRIALLALIVGFQVPHQQVLFDFFHEDMGSLVFSVIAVALLARLYLLLIDRQLAAAAVPPDAGS is encoded by the coding sequence TTGCTGAGATCGTTCAGATCGCGCCGTCTGTGGATCCTCCTGGCTGCCCTGCTCGCCTGCCACCACCTCTGGGTCTTCCATTCCACCCAGGACGAACTCCAGCTGCTGGTGATGCTGATGCTGATCTGGGGTGGCGCCCTCCTCTGCATCGAGGATCTGCTGCCCAGCCTCGACCCCCGGCCCACCCGTGGCGGGCTGATCCTCGGGGCCGTTCTGGTGGTGTGGTCAGTGCTGCGGGCGGAGCTGATCCTGGCCCGTGATTTCGTGATCTACCTGCTCCCGCTGATCGAGGGCCTCGGCCTGGCGCTGCTCTGCGCACCCCCGCGCCGTCTGCGGCCCTTCGCCGCCTCGCTGCTGATCCTGTCCCTGTTCATGCCCGCCGTGCTGGTGCGGAAGTTCTACGACCACTACCCCGAAGCGCCGCTCAGTCATCTCACCGCGCTGGCCACGGGGGTGGGGCTTCAGACCGTGGGGATCCCCGCGGATGTGCAGGGGCGTCTCGTCTCTCTTCCCTATGGGGCAGTGGAGGTGTCCGGACCCTGCAGCGGCCGGGATCTCATGGTGATGGTGATCCTGGTGGCCGTCATCTTCCTGCTCGCCTTCCCGCTGGATCGCTGGCGCAACCGGATGTTCGTGCTGCTGGCGGCGGTTCCCCTGGCCATGCTCAGCAACGTGATCCGCATCGCCCTGCTGGCGCTGATCGTCGGCTTTCAGGTGCCGCACCAGCAGGTGCTCTTCGACTTCTTCCATGAGGACATGGGTTCTCTGGTGTTCTCGGTGATCGCAGTGGCGCTGCTGGCCAGGCTCTACCTTCTGCTGATCGACCGGCAGCTCGCCGCTGCAGCCGTGCCTCCCGATGCCGGTTCCTGA
- a CDS encoding glycosyl transferase, producing the protein MREPLLSRTPTTAIVLVCNGPGELTTWVRPLAQRLHRQLELQPVVPGAACSLELVLVPCPNATGSEARVARDLGLFSRIVPARKFWELLVRPRRHGPWPAHGVVVFLGGDQFWTVLLSARLGYRHLTYAEWVARWPRWNDRIAAMGPQAATRLPPRWRKRCTVVGDLMADLSEEARAVAPLPEGEWVALLPGSKRAKLQVGVPFLLDTADRLARLRPGCRFILPVAPTTSVPDLLAYGGSGNPIQRHYGGQPPRLLEPEAGSGQRWLISGAGTPILLFEQHPAHAPLSQCALALTTVGANTAELGALGVPMIVLVPTQHLQVMQAWDGWLGLLARLPLLRWLLGLALTAWRMRQRGFLAWPNISAGRAVVPERVGAITPAEIAAEANEWLAHPERLRGQRDDLRSLRGQPGAVAALAAMVQELLPAA; encoded by the coding sequence TTGAGAGAGCCGCTGCTGAGCCGCACGCCCACCACAGCGATCGTGCTGGTGTGCAACGGCCCTGGCGAACTCACCACCTGGGTGCGCCCTCTTGCCCAGCGCCTGCATCGTCAGCTGGAGCTTCAACCCGTCGTGCCTGGGGCGGCGTGCTCCCTGGAGCTGGTGCTCGTGCCCTGCCCCAACGCCACCGGCAGCGAAGCGCGGGTGGCCCGTGACCTCGGCCTGTTCTCCCGCATCGTGCCGGCCCGGAAGTTCTGGGAACTGCTGGTCAGGCCCCGGCGCCATGGACCCTGGCCCGCCCATGGGGTGGTGGTCTTCCTGGGCGGAGATCAGTTCTGGACCGTGCTGCTCTCGGCGCGTCTCGGTTACCGCCACCTCACGTATGCCGAGTGGGTGGCCCGTTGGCCGCGCTGGAACGACCGCATCGCCGCGATGGGCCCCCAGGCCGCCACGCGCCTGCCTCCCCGCTGGCGCAAGCGCTGCACGGTGGTGGGGGATCTGATGGCCGATCTCTCCGAGGAGGCGCGGGCGGTGGCTCCCCTGCCCGAGGGGGAGTGGGTGGCCCTGCTGCCCGGCTCCAAACGGGCGAAGCTGCAGGTGGGTGTTCCTTTCCTGCTCGACACCGCCGATCGACTCGCCCGCCTGCGGCCCGGGTGTCGCTTCATCCTGCCGGTGGCACCGACCACCAGCGTGCCCGATCTGCTGGCCTACGGAGGCAGCGGCAACCCGATTCAGCGCCACTACGGCGGTCAGCCGCCCCGGCTGCTCGAGCCGGAGGCCGGCTCCGGCCAGCGCTGGCTGATCAGCGGGGCCGGCACCCCCATCCTGCTGTTCGAGCAGCATCCGGCCCATGCCCCCCTGAGCCAGTGCGCTCTGGCGCTCACCACCGTGGGGGCGAACACGGCTGAACTCGGGGCCCTCGGTGTGCCGATGATCGTCCTGGTGCCCACCCAGCATCTGCAGGTGATGCAGGCCTGGGACGGCTGGCTGGGTCTGCTGGCGCGCCTGCCCCTGCTGCGCTGGTTGCTGGGCCTGGCGCTCACGGCCTGGCGCATGCGCCAGCGGGGGTTTCTGGCCTGGCCGAACATCTCGGCTGGACGTGCCGTGGTGCCCGAGCGGGTGGGAGCGATCACGCCCGCCGAGATCGCTGCCGAGGCCAATGAGTGGCTGGCCCACCCGGAGCGGCTGCGGGGCCAGCGCGACGATCTGCGCAGCCTGCGCGGCCAGCCCGGGGCCGTGGCGGCCCTGGCGGCGATGGTGCAGGAGCTTCTGCCGGCTGCCTAA
- a CDS encoding IS256 family transposase: MTLTHSGASELSQLMEGTTAGALIPEIVRRGFQDLLEAEVSALTGAQLHERCPDQRSTHRNGYRERLLTTQVGDLSLAIPRLRQGSFFPSWLEPRRRVDKALYAVVMEAYTGGISTRKVDALVEALGGASGISKSEVSRICQGLDEQVKAFLGRPLDHARFPYVYLDATYLHGRLGRNMQVVSRAVVVAIGINALGYREVLGIAVGDSEAEGFWRQFLGSLKERGLDGTRLVISDAHLGLTAAIKRMFQGSSWQRCRVHFLRNLLSHVPKAGQDMVAAAMKAVFVIQAPDQVRAHWQRVTEMLRKQFPGAVPVMEAARDDVLAFLHFPQEHWRKVWSTNPLERLNKEIKRRTNVVGIFPNDPAIVRLVGSQLLEQQEEWQLERRRFFSEATMAKIPEPEEPLELTDADPNAQPAATIS, encoded by the coding sequence ATGACCCTCACCCATAGTGGCGCCTCCGAGCTGAGCCAGCTCATGGAGGGCACCACCGCTGGCGCCCTGATCCCAGAGATCGTGCGCCGGGGTTTCCAGGACCTGCTGGAAGCCGAGGTTTCTGCCCTCACGGGCGCTCAACTCCATGAGCGCTGCCCCGATCAGCGCTCCACCCATCGCAACGGCTACCGGGAGCGGCTGCTCACCACCCAGGTGGGCGACCTCAGCCTGGCCATTCCCAGGTTGCGGCAGGGCAGCTTCTTTCCCAGCTGGCTGGAGCCACGCCGCCGGGTGGACAAGGCGCTCTACGCCGTGGTGATGGAGGCCTACACCGGCGGGATCTCCACCCGCAAGGTCGACGCCCTGGTGGAGGCGCTGGGCGGGGCCAGCGGCATCTCCAAATCGGAGGTGAGCCGCATCTGCCAGGGGCTCGATGAGCAGGTGAAAGCCTTTCTGGGCCGGCCGCTTGACCATGCCCGCTTTCCCTACGTCTACCTCGACGCCACCTACCTCCACGGCCGCCTGGGCCGAAATATGCAGGTGGTGTCGCGGGCGGTGGTGGTGGCGATCGGCATCAATGCCCTCGGCTACCGCGAAGTTCTCGGCATTGCCGTGGGCGACAGCGAGGCGGAGGGCTTCTGGCGTCAGTTCCTGGGCTCACTCAAGGAGCGTGGCCTCGACGGCACCCGCCTGGTGATCTCGGATGCCCACCTGGGCCTGACGGCAGCGATCAAGCGGATGTTCCAGGGCAGTAGCTGGCAGAGGTGCCGGGTGCACTTCCTGCGCAACCTGCTGAGCCATGTGCCCAAGGCCGGCCAGGACATGGTGGCCGCTGCCATGAAAGCGGTGTTCGTGATCCAGGCTCCAGATCAGGTGCGCGCCCACTGGCAGCGGGTCACCGAGATGCTGCGCAAGCAGTTCCCCGGCGCCGTGCCCGTGATGGAAGCCGCCCGGGACGACGTGCTGGCCTTCCTGCACTTCCCCCAGGAGCACTGGCGCAAGGTCTGGAGCACCAACCCGCTCGAGCGCCTCAACAAGGAGATCAAACGCCGCACCAACGTGGTCGGCATCTTCCCCAATGATCCAGCGATCGTGCGCCTGGTGGGCAGCCAGCTGCTGGAGCAGCAGGAGGAATGGCAGCTGGAGCGTCGCCGCTTCTTCTCTGAGGCCACCATGGCCAAGATCCCAGAGCCAGAAGAGCCCTTGGAGCTCACCGATGCAGATCCGAACGCCCAGCCGGCTGCAACCATCAGCTGA
- the msrB gene encoding peptide-methionine (R)-S-oxide reductase MsrB, producing MASSDTAATPAPSDHDWRERLTPEQYEVARCGGTERAFTGAYWNTKQEGRYDCICCGSPLFGSSAKFDSGTGWPSFWDGLDPAAITTIEDRSHGMVRTEIRCARCEAHLGHLFHDGPGPTGLRYCVNSASLNFRPAD from the coding sequence ATGGCCAGCTCCGACACGGCCGCCACGCCAGCCCCCTCCGATCACGACTGGCGTGAGCGCCTCACGCCCGAGCAGTACGAGGTGGCCCGTTGCGGCGGGACCGAGCGGGCCTTCACCGGGGCCTACTGGAACACCAAGCAGGAGGGTCGCTACGACTGCATCTGCTGCGGTTCGCCCCTGTTCGGCTCCAGCGCCAAGTTCGATTCCGGTACGGGCTGGCCCAGCTTCTGGGACGGGCTCGATCCCGCAGCGATCACCACCATCGAGGACCGCAGCCACGGCATGGTGCGAACCGAAATCCGCTGTGCCAGGTGTGAGGCCCACCTGGGCCACCTCTTCCATGACGGCCCCGGCCCCACGGGCCTTCGCTACTGCGTGAACTCGGCCTCCCTGAACTTCAGGCCGGCGGACTGA
- the smc gene encoding chromosome segregation protein SMC, with protein sequence MVYINQVELSQFKSFGGAMAIRLEPSFTVITGPNGSGKSNILDAVLFCLGLASSRGMRAERLPDLINSAVVRQGKAAETVVSVRFDLSDWQPDPAEAGLEAPAEGPWIQTGQKEWTVSRRLRLAPGGTYSSSYSADGVPCNLQQLQSQLRRLRVDPEGSNVVMQGDVTRIVSMGARERRGLIDELAGVALFDSRIDQTRAKLDEVQERQERCRIVEQELLGARQRLERDCAKARTYQDLRQRQQLGRLQEQVLAHEQAGSQLEALQRRQQALEAQELNDRTALAAAQEALKQASAGLSLLQAEVKALGEDSLLVVQAELAGLETSARELKRQAERQQQQAESLQGQRQELQRQHAELQRQRQELSADDRHASALAAAEQACLSAESAVELSRRRLGDVAGRSGTWLEEQKHRSQRRQELQQSVAPLLAEQQQLSERLRQAEERLLELEGELASGGSADREQQRRLQELLAEAEAVQAQVEQQQSQARELAETLALQQRTRTRLEQEQAQLEREIARIESRRDTLQESRGTGALRLLLESGLGGLHGPVAQLAEVEERFRLALEVAAGGRLAQVVVDDDRIASQAIELLKSRRAGRLTFLPLNKIRGSGSGGGNAALERGGTGHSGAGGLVGRAIDLLRFEPVYTDVFRHVFGDTLVFEDLSSARRELGRCRAVTLEGELLERSGAMTGGSLQQRSGQLSFGRAGEQDEAEPHRRRLLELGESLVVCRRREADLGRQLEKLRPALQEGQQRRAALTAERAAAERALGPQLQRMEQLQQRLNHTREGLESGRQRRQQLERELAPMLLDLAGLEVAEAEAQASGDSARWQGLQRDLEAADQRLASAREQRDALLLAQRERSLSLTRLGDQLEALAGEEARLQQAVLSLAEEHRQRREQERQGQERQAELEGQQQRLQERFGERRRARDAAEAQVAQQRQALQQRQWDLQRLGEERLALGEQERSQALRLEAMERALPDPLPEISEELRSAGLEALQQELQRLQQRMEALEPVNMLALEELEQLEQRLADLASRLEVLSSEREELLLRIETVATLRQEAFLEAFHAVDGHFRTIFAGLSEGEGHLQLENEAQPLEGGLTLVAHPKGKTVRRLASMSGGEKSLTALSFLFALQRFRPSPFYALDEVDSFLDGVNVERLAALIASQADQAQFLVVSHRRPMIAAATRTVGVTQARGAHTQVVGMPTAA encoded by the coding sequence TTGGTTTACATCAATCAGGTCGAACTCTCTCAGTTCAAGTCGTTCGGCGGAGCGATGGCGATCCGGCTGGAGCCATCCTTCACCGTGATCACCGGCCCAAACGGCTCAGGCAAGAGCAACATTCTTGATGCCGTGCTGTTCTGCCTCGGCCTGGCCAGCAGCCGCGGCATGCGCGCCGAGCGGCTGCCCGACCTGATCAACAGCGCCGTGGTGCGTCAGGGCAAGGCCGCCGAAACGGTGGTGAGTGTGCGCTTCGACCTCAGCGACTGGCAGCCCGATCCGGCCGAAGCGGGGCTGGAGGCCCCGGCGGAGGGACCCTGGATCCAGACGGGGCAGAAGGAATGGACCGTGAGCCGGCGGCTGCGGCTGGCCCCCGGCGGCACCTACAGCAGCAGTTACAGCGCCGACGGAGTTCCCTGCAACCTGCAGCAGCTGCAGAGCCAGCTGCGGCGACTGCGCGTGGATCCCGAAGGCAGCAACGTGGTCATGCAGGGAGATGTGACCCGGATCGTCTCGATGGGCGCCCGCGAACGGCGGGGACTGATCGATGAACTGGCCGGGGTTGCCCTGTTCGATTCCCGCATCGACCAGACCCGCGCCAAGCTCGATGAGGTGCAGGAGCGCCAGGAACGCTGCCGCATCGTCGAACAGGAGTTGCTGGGGGCCCGCCAGAGGCTGGAGCGCGACTGCGCCAAGGCCCGCACCTATCAGGACCTGAGGCAGCGCCAGCAGCTCGGCCGCCTTCAGGAACAGGTGCTCGCCCATGAACAGGCCGGCAGCCAGCTGGAGGCCCTGCAGCGGCGTCAACAGGCCCTGGAGGCCCAGGAGCTGAACGACCGCACGGCCCTCGCCGCCGCCCAGGAGGCCCTGAAGCAGGCCAGCGCAGGGCTCAGCCTGCTTCAGGCCGAGGTCAAGGCCCTCGGGGAGGACAGCCTGCTGGTGGTGCAGGCGGAACTGGCCGGCCTGGAGACCAGCGCCCGCGAGCTGAAGCGCCAGGCGGAGCGGCAACAGCAGCAGGCGGAGTCCCTTCAGGGCCAGCGTCAGGAGCTGCAGCGCCAGCACGCCGAGCTGCAGCGCCAGCGCCAGGAGCTCAGCGCCGATGACCGGCACGCCAGCGCCCTGGCGGCGGCGGAGCAGGCCTGCCTGAGCGCTGAGAGCGCGGTGGAGCTCTCCCGGCGACGGCTGGGGGACGTGGCAGGTCGCTCCGGCACCTGGCTGGAGGAGCAGAAGCACCGCAGCCAGCGGCGTCAGGAGCTGCAGCAGTCGGTGGCGCCCCTGCTGGCGGAACAGCAGCAGCTCAGCGAGAGACTGCGCCAGGCCGAGGAGCGCCTGCTGGAACTGGAGGGGGAGCTGGCCAGCGGTGGCAGCGCCGACCGGGAGCAGCAGCGGCGCCTGCAGGAGCTGCTGGCCGAAGCCGAAGCTGTGCAGGCCCAGGTGGAGCAGCAACAGAGTCAGGCCCGGGAGCTGGCAGAGACCCTGGCCCTGCAGCAACGCACCCGCACCCGACTGGAGCAGGAACAGGCCCAGCTGGAGCGGGAGATCGCCCGGATCGAAAGCCGCCGCGACACCCTCCAGGAGAGCCGTGGCACCGGTGCCCTGCGCCTGCTGCTGGAATCGGGTCTGGGGGGGCTGCACGGCCCCGTGGCTCAACTGGCCGAGGTGGAGGAGCGCTTCCGGCTGGCCCTGGAGGTGGCCGCCGGCGGCCGCCTGGCCCAGGTGGTGGTCGATGACGACCGCATCGCCTCCCAGGCGATCGAGCTGCTCAAGAGCCGCCGGGCCGGTCGCCTCACCTTCCTGCCGCTCAACAAGATCCGCGGCAGTGGCAGTGGAGGTGGCAACGCCGCCCTGGAGCGTGGCGGAACCGGTCACTCCGGCGCCGGCGGGCTGGTGGGCCGCGCCATCGATCTGCTGCGCTTCGAGCCCGTCTACACCGACGTCTTCCGCCACGTCTTCGGCGACACCCTGGTGTTCGAAGACCTGTCCAGTGCGCGACGGGAACTCGGCCGCTGCCGGGCCGTGACCCTGGAAGGGGAACTGCTGGAGCGCAGCGGCGCCATGACCGGCGGCAGCCTGCAGCAGCGCTCCGGCCAGCTCAGCTTCGGACGCGCCGGTGAGCAGGACGAGGCGGAGCCCCACCGGCGCCGCCTGCTAGAGCTGGGGGAGAGCCTGGTGGTCTGCCGCCGCCGAGAGGCCGATCTGGGCCGGCAGCTGGAGAAGCTGCGCCCGGCGCTGCAGGAGGGACAGCAGCGCCGGGCCGCCCTGACAGCGGAGCGGGCGGCGGCGGAGCGGGCCCTGGGGCCCCAGCTGCAACGGATGGAGCAGCTCCAGCAACGGCTCAACCACACCCGGGAGGGCCTGGAGAGCGGCCGGCAGCGCCGCCAGCAGCTGGAGCGCGAGCTGGCCCCCATGCTGCTGGACCTGGCCGGGCTGGAGGTGGCCGAGGCCGAAGCCCAGGCGTCCGGAGACAGCGCCCGCTGGCAGGGCCTGCAACGCGACCTGGAGGCGGCCGATCAGCGGCTGGCCAGCGCTCGCGAGCAGCGGGACGCCCTGCTGCTGGCCCAGCGGGAGCGCAGCTTGAGCCTCACCCGCCTCGGGGATCAGCTCGAAGCCCTCGCCGGGGAGGAAGCGCGGTTGCAGCAGGCTGTGCTCAGCCTGGCCGAAGAGCACCGTCAACGGCGCGAGCAGGAACGCCAGGGCCAGGAACGCCAGGCGGAGCTGGAGGGGCAGCAGCAACGGCTGCAGGAGCGTTTCGGCGAACGGCGCCGGGCCCGCGATGCCGCCGAAGCCCAGGTGGCCCAGCAACGGCAGGCCTTGCAGCAACGCCAGTGGGACCTGCAGCGGCTGGGGGAGGAGCGCCTGGCGCTCGGAGAGCAGGAGCGGTCTCAGGCCCTGCGGCTGGAGGCGATGGAGCGGGCCCTGCCCGATCCCCTGCCCGAGATCTCCGAGGAGCTGCGCTCAGCAGGCCTCGAAGCGCTGCAGCAGGAGTTGCAGCGGCTGCAGCAGCGCATGGAAGCTCTGGAGCCGGTGAACATGCTGGCTCTGGAGGAACTGGAGCAGCTGGAGCAGCGCCTGGCCGACCTCGCCAGCCGGCTGGAGGTGCTCTCCAGCGAACGGGAGGAACTGCTGCTGCGTATCGAGACCGTGGCCACCCTGCGCCAGGAGGCGTTCCTGGAGGCGTTCCACGCCGTGGATGGCCACTTCCGCACGATCTTCGCCGGACTCTCCGAAGGCGAAGGGCACCTGCAGCTGGAGAACGAGGCCCAGCCCCTCGAAGGCGGGCTCACCCTGGTGGCCCACCCCAAGGGCAAGACCGTGCGCCGGCTGGCCTCGATGTCGGGTGGGGAGAAGTCGCTCACGGCCCTGAGCTTCCTGTTCGCCCTGCAGCGCTTCCGCCCTTCCCCCTTCTATGCCCTCGACGAGGTCGACAGCTTCCTCGATGGTGTGAATGTGGAGCGGCTGGCCGCGCTGATCGCCAGCCAGGCCGATCAGGCCCAGTTCCTGGTGGTCAGCCACCGCAGGCCGATGATCGCCGCCGCTACCCGCACGGTGGGGGTGACTCAGGCCCGTGGGGCCCACACCCAGGTGGTCGGGATGCCCACCGCCGCCTGA
- a CDS encoding class I SAM-dependent RNA methyltransferase — MTEPRQRSETRMGRFIGEPLAGVAVLPPGLEAEGAAELNALGATSVQVLRRAVAFRTDLEGFYRLQLQARLPFRILRELARFSCDGPRQLYEAVAGAVDWDQWLPPSRSFRVDVSGSLPGLAHSHFTALQVKNALVDGQRQRWGERSSIDLNDPELCLHLHLGQVPGGRGGVGVLSVDGAGGSLHRRGWRAAVGLAPLKENLASGLIALTGWDGSVPLADPLCGSGTLLIEAACRQLGRVPGLDPLGGTPRPQLLRHWPDFKDTLWEREVQAAQAMAAEPPALKPIVGLECDPDVLAQARANSVSAGVAEHVHLQQGDCRDFEPPGGPGVIVCNPPYGARLGGGDDLEGLYADLGAMLKRRCSGWSLWLLSGNPELTGALRMKARRRIPVSNGGIDCRWLHYEIR; from the coding sequence ATGACCGAACCCAGGCAGCGGAGCGAAACCAGGATGGGCCGATTCATCGGCGAGCCGCTGGCCGGTGTGGCCGTGCTGCCCCCCGGCCTCGAGGCGGAAGGCGCCGCTGAGCTCAACGCTCTGGGCGCCACCTCGGTGCAGGTGTTGCGGCGGGCCGTGGCCTTTCGCACCGATCTGGAGGGCTTCTACCGCCTGCAGCTGCAGGCCAGGCTTCCCTTCCGGATCCTGCGGGAGCTGGCCCGCTTCAGCTGCGACGGCCCCCGCCAGCTCTATGAGGCCGTGGCCGGAGCCGTCGACTGGGATCAGTGGCTGCCGCCGAGCCGCAGCTTTCGGGTGGATGTGAGTGGCAGCCTGCCTGGTCTGGCCCACAGCCACTTCACCGCACTGCAGGTGAAGAATGCTTTGGTGGATGGGCAGCGGCAGCGCTGGGGCGAGCGCTCCTCGATCGATCTCAACGACCCCGAGCTCTGCCTGCATCTGCATCTGGGCCAGGTGCCCGGCGGACGCGGCGGCGTGGGGGTGCTGAGTGTGGACGGGGCTGGCGGCAGCCTGCACCGGCGCGGCTGGCGGGCCGCCGTGGGCCTGGCGCCGTTGAAGGAAAACCTCGCCAGTGGCCTGATCGCGCTCACGGGCTGGGATGGCTCGGTGCCCCTCGCCGATCCCCTCTGCGGCTCCGGCACCCTGCTGATCGAAGCCGCCTGCCGGCAGCTCGGCCGCGTGCCTGGCCTCGATCCCCTCGGAGGAACGCCGCGGCCGCAGCTGCTGCGCCACTGGCCCGATTTCAAGGACACGCTCTGGGAGCGGGAGGTGCAGGCCGCCCAGGCCATGGCGGCGGAGCCCCCCGCGCTGAAGCCGATCGTGGGGCTGGAATGCGACCCCGATGTGCTCGCACAGGCCCGCGCCAACAGCGTCAGCGCCGGCGTGGCGGAGCACGTGCACCTGCAGCAGGGCGACTGCCGCGACTTCGAGCCGCCCGGTGGACCTGGAGTGATCGTCTGCAACCCGCCCTACGGCGCCAGGCTCGGGGGTGGCGACGACCTCGAAGGCCTCTACGCCGATCTCGGCGCGATGCTCAAGCGACGCTGCTCGGGGTGGAGCCTGTGGCTGCTCAGCGGCAACCCGGAACTCACCGGGGCCCTGCGCATGAAGGCCCGGCGGCGGATTCCGGTGAGCAATGGAGGCATCGACTGCCGTTGGCTGCACTACGAGATCCGCTGA